The Nitrospira sp. KM1 genome includes a window with the following:
- a CDS encoding helix-turn-helix domain-containing protein, with amino-acid sequence MQTRLKEWRQKRGLSVRALGELSKVHYVSIVRMESGKLDPQLSTVLKLCRALRITLNQLIGDHAPQKGE; translated from the coding sequence ATGCAGACTCGACTGAAGGAATGGCGACAGAAGCGGGGATTGAGCGTCAGAGCCTTGGGGGAGCTCTCCAAGGTGCATTACGTGTCGATCGTCAGAATGGAATCCGGCAAGCTCGACCCGCAGCTGTCCACCGTTCTGAAATTGTGTCGCGCGTTACGCATTACACTCAACCAGTTAATCGGGGACCACGCTCCCCAGAAAGGTGAGTGA
- a CDS encoding phosphoadenosine phosphosulfate reductase family protein: MMALAFSGGKDSMACLHLLRDQLDCGIFVDTGYLLPETIHMVNYAASLLPVMHVVKTDRHRQNEEWGIPADIVPVDWTREAELFSGRKALRIQSWVRCHIENVNLPVWGKAKSLGVTHLVYGARKDEEVNSNTQAEQVQDGMTVLCPLAEWTAPQVLAYLETKMEVPEHFYSVHDSSSLDCYDCPAFEATSQNRVAWMKTKYPEAYAAYAVRHHAIYEALEEAVKPTGQERQPRSTSKKESE; the protein is encoded by the coding sequence ATGATGGCTCTCGCGTTCAGTGGGGGCAAAGACTCGATGGCCTGCCTGCATCTCCTGCGCGACCAGTTGGACTGCGGGATCTTCGTGGACACCGGGTACCTACTCCCTGAGACGATCCATATGGTGAACTACGCCGCCTCGCTCTTGCCCGTCATGCATGTTGTCAAAACCGATCGTCATCGGCAGAACGAGGAGTGGGGGATTCCGGCCGATATCGTGCCGGTGGACTGGACGAGAGAGGCCGAACTGTTCTCTGGCCGGAAGGCGCTCAGAATCCAGTCCTGGGTGCGCTGTCATATCGAGAACGTCAATCTGCCCGTGTGGGGGAAAGCGAAGTCCCTGGGCGTGACTCACCTGGTCTACGGGGCCAGGAAGGATGAGGAGGTGAACAGCAACACGCAAGCCGAGCAGGTCCAGGATGGCATGACCGTCCTGTGTCCCCTGGCTGAGTGGACCGCGCCACAGGTGCTCGCCTACCTCGAAACGAAGATGGAGGTCCCGGAGCACTTCTACAGCGTGCACGACTCCTCCAGCCTCGATTGTTATGACTGCCCAGCCTTCGAGGCGACCTCACAGAATCGAGTGGCGTGGATGAAGACCAAGTACCCCGAGGCCTATGCGGCCTACGCGGTGCGACACCATGCGATCTACGAGGCGCTGGAGGAGGCGGTGAAGCCGACCGGACAAGAAAGGCAGCCACGCTCAACTTCCAAGAAAGAGAGCGAGTAG